A window of the Bradyrhizobium diazoefficiens genome harbors these coding sequences:
- a CDS encoding SDR family oxidoreductase gives MDLGIKGRRAIVCASSKGLGRACAISLAEAGVDVTLTARGAEALKKTADDIRKAYPSVKVTEIVGDITTPTGREAVLKACPEPDILINNAGGPPPGDFRNWTRDDWIKAIDANMLTPIELIKSTVDGMMARKFGRIVNITSAAVKAPIDILGLSNGARAGLTGFIAGLSRKTVINNVTINGLLPGPFETDRLTGTAKAEADKRGTTPEQILAERAKLNPAGRFGQPDEFGYACAFLCGAKAGFITGQNILLDGGAFPGTL, from the coding sequence GTGGATCTTGGGATCAAAGGTCGCCGCGCCATCGTCTGCGCATCCAGCAAGGGCTTGGGGCGCGCCTGCGCCATCTCGCTGGCCGAAGCCGGCGTTGACGTCACGCTGACCGCGCGCGGCGCCGAAGCGTTGAAGAAGACGGCCGACGACATCCGCAAGGCCTATCCGAGCGTGAAGGTCACCGAGATCGTCGGCGACATCACGACGCCCACGGGCCGCGAAGCCGTGCTCAAGGCCTGCCCCGAGCCGGACATTCTGATCAACAATGCCGGCGGCCCGCCACCCGGCGATTTCCGCAACTGGACCCGCGACGACTGGATCAAGGCGATCGACGCCAACATGCTCACGCCGATCGAGCTGATCAAGTCCACCGTCGACGGCATGATGGCGCGTAAGTTCGGCCGCATCGTCAACATCACCTCGGCCGCGGTGAAGGCGCCGATCGACATTCTCGGCCTTTCCAACGGCGCCCGCGCCGGCCTCACCGGCTTCATCGCCGGCCTGTCGCGCAAGACCGTGATCAACAACGTCACCATCAACGGCCTGTTGCCGGGCCCGTTCGAGACCGACCGCCTGACCGGCACCGCGAAGGCCGAGGCCGACAAGCGCGGCACGACGCCCGAGCAGATTTTGGCCGAGCGCGCGAAACTCAATCCGGCCGGCCGCTTCGGCCAGCCCGACGAGTTCGGCTATGCCTGCGCCTTCCTGTGCGGCGCCAAGGCCGGCTTCATCACCGGCCAGAACATCTTGCTCGACGGCGGCGCCTTCCCCGGCACGCTGTGA
- a CDS encoding DUF3775 domain-containing protein has protein sequence MPELAISAEKVAFIIEKAREFDVKDVATDSDSGSNPSDDDEIDVLEDTNSDPVAAELAGFIRAMNEDEQIDLVTLMWIGRGDGEADDWDDLRARAAEARAEFKAPRREAVQYLLGEPMLGDFLADGMDELGIDWSDDRTTPVS, from the coding sequence ATGCCTGAGCTTGCCATTTCCGCCGAGAAGGTCGCCTTCATCATCGAGAAGGCCCGCGAATTCGACGTCAAGGACGTGGCCACCGATTCCGATTCGGGGTCCAATCCCTCCGACGATGACGAGATTGACGTGCTGGAAGACACCAATTCCGATCCGGTCGCAGCCGAGCTCGCCGGGTTCATCCGAGCCATGAACGAGGACGAGCAGATCGACCTGGTCACGTTGATGTGGATCGGCCGCGGAGACGGTGAGGCGGATGATTGGGATGATCTGCGTGCCCGCGCTGCTGAGGCCCGCGCCGAATTCAAGGCACCGCGGCGCGAAGCGGTGCAGTATTTGCTGGGTGAGCCGATGCTGGGCGATTTCCTCGCCGACGGCATGGACGAGCTTGGCATCGACTGGAGCGACGACCGGACGACGCCGGTCTCGTAG
- a CDS encoding coniferyl aldehyde dehydrogenase: MVARSRAEPAPDLAERLDRLARLRAVVADNEERFRQAISADFGHRSAVETTFAETMMVFSEIRHASKHLKSWMAPQRVATALQFLPARNRLIPQPLGIVGIIAPWNYPLQLTLAPAIGAIAAGNRVIIKPSDLVPHFSALLKETVAQKFDTTELLVTGVEDEIAKAFAHLPFDHLVFTGSTRVGRLVAEAAGRNLTPVTLELGGKSPAIIDVSADLDEAAVRIAYGKLLNAGQTCIAPDYVLVPESALQAFAEKVRTQMRRMFGTDPANKDYTSIISDRHYARLEGLVADAARRGAKILQPAKADDPNWKAHRKFPPTLIVGATEDMAAMHEEIFGPVLPVLGTRDPAEAIAFINKRDRPLALYWFGRDRDARDEVLARTVSGGVTINDCLFHFAQANQPMGGVGASGTGAYHGECGFNTFSKLKPVFYRSKFNRLADLYPPYGGKIARLEKMMRFMS, encoded by the coding sequence ATGGTCGCGCGGTCGCGGGCCGAGCCGGCGCCTGATCTCGCAGAGCGGCTCGACCGGCTGGCGCGGCTGCGTGCCGTGGTCGCGGACAATGAAGAGCGTTTTCGGCAGGCGATCTCGGCCGATTTCGGCCATCGCTCGGCGGTCGAGACCACCTTTGCCGAAACAATGATGGTGTTCTCCGAGATCCGGCACGCGTCAAAGCACCTGAAGAGCTGGATGGCGCCGCAGCGCGTGGCGACTGCGCTGCAATTCCTTCCCGCGCGCAACCGGCTGATCCCGCAGCCGCTCGGAATCGTCGGCATCATCGCACCCTGGAATTATCCGCTGCAGCTCACGCTTGCGCCCGCGATCGGCGCCATCGCCGCCGGCAACCGCGTCATCATCAAGCCGAGCGACCTCGTGCCGCACTTTTCCGCGCTGTTGAAGGAGACGGTTGCACAGAAATTCGACACAACGGAGTTGCTCGTCACCGGCGTCGAGGACGAGATCGCAAAAGCCTTCGCACACCTGCCGTTCGATCACCTCGTCTTCACCGGCTCGACCCGGGTCGGACGGCTGGTCGCGGAAGCCGCGGGGCGCAATCTCACGCCTGTCACGCTCGAGCTCGGCGGCAAGTCGCCGGCGATCATCGATGTGTCAGCCGATCTCGACGAGGCAGCCGTGCGCATCGCCTACGGAAAACTGCTCAATGCCGGGCAGACCTGCATCGCGCCGGATTATGTGCTGGTTCCGGAGAGCGCGTTGCAGGCCTTCGCCGAAAAGGTGCGCACGCAGATGCGGCGCATGTTCGGCACCGATCCCGCCAACAAGGACTACACCTCGATCATTTCCGACCGTCACTATGCGCGGCTGGAAGGGCTGGTCGCGGATGCCGCGCGGCGCGGCGCAAAAATCCTGCAACCGGCCAAGGCGGACGATCCCAACTGGAAGGCGCACCGCAAATTCCCGCCGACGCTGATCGTCGGTGCGACCGAGGACATGGCGGCGATGCATGAGGAGATCTTTGGCCCGGTGCTGCCGGTGCTCGGCACCCGCGATCCGGCCGAGGCGATCGCCTTCATCAACAAGCGCGACCGGCCGCTCGCGCTGTACTGGTTCGGCAGGGATCGCGACGCGCGCGACGAGGTGCTGGCACGCACGGTCTCCGGCGGCGTCACCATCAACGACTGCCTGTTTCACTTCGCGCAAGCCAACCAGCCGATGGGCGGCGTCGGCGCCTCCGGCACCGGCGCCTATCACGGCGAATGCGGTTTCAACACGTTCAGCAAGCTGAAGCCGGTGTTCTATCGCTCAAAATTCAACCGCCTCGCCGACCTCTATCCGCCCTATGGCGGCAAGATCGCGCGGCTGGAGAAGATGATGCGGTTCATGTCGTAG
- a CDS encoding glycoside hydrolase family 172 protein: MTQAGISPLRGLAKLRTAKTRRFSSYDRTGGNDDRLHIEPGRTVVIAEHAGSGVVTHIWATLACESESFLRKIVLRAYWDGEDHPSIEAPIGDFFGMGHAQTGNYASLPMQASPEDGKAFNCYFPMPFSSHMRFTITNEAEHDLLFYYYVDLELHEALEDGFGRFHAQYRQARPEGESEAGLTNEQFLFGGETTDGKANYTILEAEGRGHYVGVLFSVYSRRRSDVWDWYGEGDDMIFIDGEPGLSVPDTVRKPDPRIGPNAALIEPRGESSPGANDVWPPTLHGTGTEDYFNTAWCPTQEYSGPYHGIIAAGGPNWTEPVTLYRWHIEDPAIFQKRIRVTIEHGHANRRSDDISSVAFWYQAEPHKPFDALPSVEDRTPTFRRPYQNWSAAAAAAARKGGI, translated from the coding sequence ATGACTCAGGCCGGCATTTCGCCGCTGCGCGGGCTTGCGAAACTGAGGACGGCGAAGACGCGCCGCTTCTCGAGCTACGACCGCACCGGCGGCAACGACGACAGGCTGCATATCGAGCCGGGCAGAACGGTCGTCATCGCCGAACATGCGGGCTCCGGCGTCGTTACCCATATCTGGGCTACGCTTGCCTGCGAGAGCGAGAGCTTCCTGCGCAAGATCGTGTTGCGCGCCTATTGGGATGGCGAGGACCATCCAAGCATCGAAGCGCCGATCGGCGATTTCTTCGGCATGGGCCACGCGCAGACCGGCAATTATGCCAGCCTGCCGATGCAGGCGAGCCCCGAGGACGGCAAGGCGTTCAACTGCTATTTCCCGATGCCCTTTTCAAGCCACATGCGCTTCACGATCACCAACGAGGCCGAGCACGACCTGCTCTTCTATTATTACGTCGATCTCGAATTGCATGAAGCGCTGGAAGACGGGTTCGGCCGCTTTCACGCGCAATATCGCCAGGCCCGCCCCGAAGGCGAAAGCGAGGCCGGCCTGACCAACGAGCAGTTCCTCTTCGGCGGCGAGACGACGGACGGCAAGGCCAACTATACGATCCTGGAGGCCGAAGGCCGCGGCCACTATGTCGGCGTGCTCTTCAGCGTCTATTCGCGCCGCCGCTCCGATGTCTGGGACTGGTACGGCGAGGGCGACGACATGATCTTCATCGACGGCGAACCGGGCCTCTCGGTGCCGGATACGGTGAGGAAGCCCGATCCGCGCATCGGCCCGAACGCAGCGCTGATCGAACCGCGCGGCGAAAGCAGCCCCGGCGCCAACGACGTCTGGCCGCCGACCTTGCACGGCACGGGAACCGAGGACTATTTCAACACCGCCTGGTGCCCGACACAGGAATACAGCGGCCCCTATCACGGCATCATCGCCGCAGGCGGGCCGAACTGGACCGAGCCGGTGACGCTCTACCGCTGGCACATCGAGGACCCCGCCATCTTCCAGAAGCGCATCCGCGTGACGATCGAGCATGGCCACGCCAACCGCCGCTCCGACGACATCTCCTCCGTCGCCTTCTGGTACCAGGCCGAACCCCACAAACCCTTCGACGCCCTGCCCTCAGTGGAAGACCGCACCCCGACCTTCCGGCGACCTTATCAGAACTGGAGCGCGGCGGCAGCAGCCGCTGCCAGGAAGGGTGGCATCTAG
- a CDS encoding GMC family oxidoreductase yields the protein MTDTFDFVVVGAGSGGCAVAGRLSEDAATSVALLDAGGRNDNWRITTPFGLALPYKAANWAFDTVPQKGLNGRIGYQPRGKGLGGSSAINAMVYIRGHKWDYDHWASLGNAGWSYADVLPYFKRSENNSDFDGAYHGKGGPLHVNRLRSDNPIHDIFHQAAREAQFRIREDFNEEDHEGLGSYQVTQHKGERWSAARAYLQPYIDKRANLRVETGAHATKILFEGGRAIGIEYVQGRQTKQLRARREVILAGGAFQSPQLLMLSGVGDGETLRTHGISVTHHLPGAGRNLQDHPDFVFVYASDYPHFVHSSLGRLPSLLRAIQRYRRERRGLMTTNFAECGGFLKTRPDLDVPDIQLHFVIAMLDDHGRKKHKDAGFSCHICLLRPKSRGGVWLKSADPLAAPMIDPNFLGEAEDLEAMVAGFKTTRWLMETPALRALQTKDMFTSDVRTDDDIRAILRNRVDTVYHPVGTCKMGTDATAVVDPKLKVHGVEGLRVVDASIMPTLIGGNTNAPTIMIGEKAADMIRAEVRAS from the coding sequence GTGACCGACACATTCGATTTCGTCGTCGTGGGCGCGGGCTCCGGCGGTTGCGCGGTGGCGGGGCGGCTGTCGGAGGATGCGGCAACATCGGTGGCGCTGCTCGATGCCGGCGGGCGGAACGACAATTGGCGGATCACCACGCCGTTCGGGCTCGCTCTGCCCTACAAGGCAGCCAACTGGGCCTTCGATACCGTGCCGCAGAAGGGATTGAACGGCCGGATCGGCTATCAACCGCGCGGCAAGGGCCTCGGCGGCTCCTCGGCGATCAACGCCATGGTCTACATCCGCGGCCACAAATGGGATTACGATCACTGGGCCTCGCTCGGCAATGCCGGCTGGTCTTATGCGGACGTGCTGCCCTATTTCAAGCGCTCGGAGAACAACAGCGATTTCGACGGCGCGTATCACGGCAAGGGCGGCCCGCTGCATGTCAACAGGCTGCGCTCGGACAATCCGATCCATGACATCTTCCATCAGGCCGCGCGCGAAGCGCAGTTCCGCATCCGCGAGGACTTCAATGAAGAGGATCACGAAGGCCTCGGCAGCTACCAGGTGACGCAGCACAAGGGCGAGCGCTGGAGTGCGGCGCGCGCCTATCTGCAGCCCTACATTGACAAGCGCGCCAATCTGCGCGTCGAGACGGGGGCGCATGCCACGAAAATCCTGTTCGAGGGCGGGCGCGCGATCGGCATCGAATATGTGCAGGGCAGGCAGACGAAACAGCTGCGCGCACGCCGCGAGGTGATCCTCGCCGGCGGCGCCTTCCAGTCACCGCAACTGCTGATGCTGTCGGGCGTCGGCGATGGCGAGACGCTTCGTACGCACGGTATAAGCGTCACGCATCATCTGCCGGGCGCCGGGCGCAATCTGCAGGACCATCCCGATTTCGTGTTCGTCTACGCCTCCGACTATCCGCACTTCGTTCACTCGTCGCTTGGCCGATTGCCATCCCTGCTCCGCGCCATCCAGCGGTACCGCAGGGAGCGGCGCGGCCTGATGACCACCAATTTCGCCGAGTGTGGCGGCTTCCTGAAGACCCGACCCGACCTCGACGTGCCGGACATTCAGCTCCATTTCGTCATCGCGATGCTCGACGACCACGGCCGCAAAAAGCACAAGGACGCCGGCTTCTCATGCCATATCTGTCTGTTGCGGCCGAAGAGCCGCGGCGGCGTCTGGCTGAAAAGCGCAGACCCGCTCGCCGCACCCATGATCGATCCGAATTTTCTGGGCGAAGCGGAGGATCTCGAGGCGATGGTCGCGGGCTTCAAGACCACGCGATGGCTGATGGAGACGCCTGCGCTGCGCGCGTTGCAGACGAAGGACATGTTCACGTCAGATGTGAGAACGGACGACGACATCCGCGCCATCCTGCGCAATCGCGTCGACACCGTCTATCACCCCGTCGGCACCTGCAAGATGGGCACCGACGCGACGGCCGTGGTCGATCCCAAGCTGAAGGTGCACGGCGTGGAGGGCCTCCGCGTCGTCGACGCCTCGATCATGCCGACGCTGATCGGCGGCAACACCAATGCGCCGACCATCATGATCGGGGAGAAGGCCGCGGATATGATCCGGGCGGAGGTGCGGGCGAGTTAA
- a CDS encoding ABC transporter substrate-binding protein yields MTDIKTPGNGISRRQLIRKGALFTGAGLAAGLTGFPYINRMAVRAQDAPLKFWQFYAPGGQVASQVDWFTQMISAWNDSHKQKVQLEYVPNAEYINGPKLATSFASNEGPDIFLISPGDFLRYYNGGVLQDLTAHIDAATKADFPETVIANRMVDGKIYGIPMEVEPMAMYYSVKAFEEAGLNENDVPKTWDELLEVAKKLTTPNRYGVLFETTPGYYQNFTWYPFLWQGGGEFQSNDGKSAFDSPATVQALKFWQDAVKSGAAPRQVLGNGANDTIANLAAGYCAIQNVGIWGISQLAGNAKDFKYGVFRLPTPANGKYMTVGGGWAFVANAKGKSPDAAAEFCAWALASMDKGSVQRVADWCTKAKSDMPPRNSALKAGGAAFTQGNIGTFARDIYPGTRAEPRVPPEVYKIISDAIQQTQLGGADPRHTATAASRQLDAFLASYSGAPIL; encoded by the coding sequence ATGACCGATATCAAAACGCCAGGGAATGGCATTTCCCGCAGACAGCTGATCCGCAAGGGCGCGCTTTTCACCGGCGCCGGGCTTGCCGCCGGCCTGACGGGCTTTCCATATATCAACCGCATGGCCGTGCGCGCGCAGGATGCACCACTGAAATTCTGGCAGTTCTACGCGCCCGGCGGCCAGGTTGCCAGCCAGGTCGACTGGTTCACCCAGATGATCAGCGCCTGGAACGACAGCCACAAGCAGAAGGTGCAGCTCGAATATGTTCCGAACGCCGAATATATCAACGGCCCGAAGCTCGCGACCTCCTTCGCATCGAATGAAGGCCCCGACATCTTCCTGATCTCGCCCGGCGACTTCCTGCGCTATTACAATGGCGGCGTGCTGCAGGACCTGACAGCGCATATCGACGCCGCCACCAAGGCGGATTTCCCGGAAACCGTCATCGCCAACCGCATGGTGGACGGCAAGATCTACGGTATCCCGATGGAAGTCGAGCCAATGGCCATGTACTATTCCGTCAAGGCCTTCGAGGAAGCCGGCCTCAACGAGAACGATGTTCCCAAGACCTGGGACGAACTGCTGGAAGTCGCAAAGAAGCTGACGACGCCAAACCGCTACGGCGTACTCTTCGAGACGACGCCGGGCTACTACCAGAATTTCACCTGGTATCCGTTCCTCTGGCAGGGCGGCGGCGAATTCCAGTCGAATGACGGCAAGAGCGCATTCGATTCACCCGCCACCGTTCAGGCGCTGAAATTCTGGCAGGATGCCGTCAAGAGCGGCGCGGCCCCGCGCCAGGTGCTCGGCAATGGCGCCAACGACACGATTGCCAACCTTGCCGCCGGTTATTGCGCCATCCAGAATGTCGGCATCTGGGGCATCTCGCAGCTGGCGGGCAATGCCAAGGATTTCAAATACGGCGTGTTCAGGCTGCCGACGCCAGCCAACGGAAAATATATGACCGTCGGCGGCGGCTGGGCCTTCGTCGCCAACGCCAAGGGCAAGAGCCCCGATGCGGCGGCGGAATTCTGTGCCTGGGCGCTCGCCTCGATGGACAAGGGGTCCGTCCAGCGCGTCGCCGACTGGTGCACCAAGGCGAAATCCGACATGCCGCCGCGCAACAGCGCGCTGAAGGCCGGCGGTGCCGCCTTCACGCAAGGCAATATAGGCACCTTCGCCAGGGATATTTACCCCGGCACCAGGGCTGAACCGCGCGTTCCGCCCGAGGTCTACAAGATCATCTCCGACGCGATCCAGCAGACCCAGCTCGGCGGCGCCGATCCGCGGCACACGGCGACCGCAGCATCGCGGCAGCTCGACGCGTTCCTCGCCTCCTACAGCGGCGCGCCGATCCTTTAA
- a CDS encoding LacI family DNA-binding transcriptional regulator, with translation MSTIAKVAEKAGVSRTTVSHVLNHADRVSQALREKVLAAVEELGYVPNPQAQSLRTGKTNLVAMLIPDIRNPFYPELVRTAQSELEAAGLDMLIFNTDVPGGHSQEHGREYLRQIRNRRIDGLIVGDFALHEMHDALVGIDLPTVFIGDLPNQAVDSLRIDDFGGGRLMGQYLASRGHKRTAHVTGPSFFAEAMARAAGFEQGLRDGGVEPDPAFRFEGSYLGPSGKAAVEWLLERHAGALPSVVFFANFLMAAGALAEFYDRGIRIPEDMAVAVFGDQTQLEYVRPRLTCVGRPPSALAERATTMLLDRLSGRYDGPPRSEIISCSLQHFDTA, from the coding sequence ATGAGCACGATAGCGAAGGTAGCGGAAAAGGCAGGCGTATCGCGGACGACGGTGTCGCATGTGCTCAATCATGCCGATCGCGTGTCGCAGGCGCTGCGTGAGAAGGTGCTCGCGGCGGTCGAGGAGCTTGGCTACGTGCCGAACCCGCAGGCGCAGAGCCTGCGCACCGGTAAGACCAATCTGGTGGCGATGCTGATCCCCGATATCCGCAACCCCTTCTATCCCGAACTGGTCAGGACGGCGCAGTCGGAGCTGGAAGCCGCCGGGCTCGACATGCTGATTTTCAATACCGACGTGCCGGGCGGCCATTCGCAGGAGCACGGGCGGGAATATCTGCGCCAGATCCGCAACCGCCGCATCGACGGGCTGATCGTCGGTGACTTCGCTTTGCATGAGATGCACGACGCGCTTGTTGGCATCGATCTGCCGACGGTCTTCATCGGCGATCTGCCCAACCAGGCGGTCGACAGCCTGAGGATCGACGATTTCGGCGGCGGCCGTCTCATGGGCCAGTATCTCGCCTCCCGGGGACATAAACGCACCGCCCATGTCACCGGCCCGTCCTTCTTCGCCGAGGCCATGGCGCGTGCGGCAGGATTCGAGCAGGGATTGCGCGATGGCGGCGTCGAGCCGGATCCTGCCTTCCGCTTCGAAGGCAGCTATCTCGGGCCTTCGGGCAAGGCGGCGGTCGAATGGCTGCTGGAGCGCCACGCAGGCGCTCTGCCCTCCGTGGTCTTCTTTGCCAATTTCCTGATGGCCGCAGGCGCGCTTGCCGAATTCTACGATCGCGGCATCAGGATTCCCGAGGACATGGCAGTTGCCGTCTTCGGCGACCAGACGCAGCTCGAATATGTGCGCCCGCGCCTGACATGCGTCGGCCGCCCGCCTTCGGCTCTCGCCGAGCGCGCCACAACCATGCTGCTCGATCGCCTTTCCGGCCGTTATGATGGCCCGCCGCGTTCGGAAATCATCTCCTGCAGCCTTCAGCATTTCGATACCGCATGA
- a CDS encoding carbohydrate ABC transporter permease, which translates to MTEVRSSSYPSSSQVTIARILWMLVTAILALMILFPLLWMVSIAFKTPAESFSANLFPERPTLENFKYVLTGVPFLRYMANSFFVSASVTVIALFFHTMAGYALARLRFPGREIIFLAIFSTFLVSLPVIIVPLFVIVRAMGMLNTYAGLIVPAIFNAFGIFLLRQYYLSLPREIEEAAIVDGASYWRIYWSIILPLSRPIMSALAILFFLANWNAFLWPLTVASRADLWVVQVGIANFKSQYSASWNYMMAASTIVAIPTLVLFIIFQRQIMDSLKTSGLK; encoded by the coding sequence ATGACTGAGGTCCGCTCTTCTTCCTATCCCTCGTCCTCACAGGTGACGATCGCGCGCATCCTCTGGATGCTGGTCACCGCGATCCTTGCGCTGATGATCCTCTTTCCGTTGCTGTGGATGGTCTCGATCGCCTTCAAGACACCGGCCGAATCCTTCTCCGCCAATCTGTTCCCCGAGCGGCCGACACTGGAAAACTTCAAATATGTGCTGACCGGCGTTCCCTTCCTCCGCTACATGGCGAACAGCTTTTTCGTCTCGGCAAGTGTGACCGTGATCGCGCTATTCTTCCACACGATGGCGGGTTACGCGCTAGCGCGCCTACGCTTTCCCGGGCGCGAGATCATCTTCCTGGCGATCTTTTCCACCTTCCTTGTGTCGCTGCCCGTCATCATCGTGCCACTCTTCGTCATCGTGCGCGCCATGGGCATGCTGAATACCTATGCCGGCTTGATCGTGCCGGCGATCTTCAATGCCTTCGGCATCTTCCTGCTCCGGCAATATTACCTGTCGCTGCCGCGCGAGATCGAGGAAGCGGCGATCGTCGACGGCGCCAGCTACTGGCGGATCTACTGGAGCATCATCCTGCCGCTCAGCCGGCCGATCATGTCCGCGCTCGCCATCCTGTTCTTCCTCGCCAACTGGAATGCCTTCCTCTGGCCGCTGACGGTCGCCTCCAGGGCCGACCTCTGGGTGGTGCAGGTCGGCATCGCCAATTTCAAGAGCCAGTACTCCGCCTCGTGGAACTACATGATGGCGGCCTCCACGATCGTCGCCATCCCGACGCTCGTGCTCTTCATCATCTTCCAGCGCCAGATCATGGATTCGCTGAAAACCAGCGGCCTGAAATAA
- a CDS encoding carbohydrate ABC transporter permease has product MRPEQKKPDQGKKAARRRLSAKHREWLSGYLFVLPDAIGLLIFLGLPMVLSLVLAVFEVNGFGGYRYVGMANFVRMAKDPLFWSAVRVTAVYAVLLVPLLYVCGLGLALLVQKTNRFNAIMRAMFFAPHMVSLVVVAVVWQFMVVDKIGVINKLTPLLGIAGISFLGDPQFALVTVVFVSLWFLMGFYMLIFLGGLQDIPKEYYEAATIDGAGPFHCFWHVTLPLLKPTSFFVLMVSMVAAVAGAQAFDIIYVMTKGGPANSTSVLIVYIYQQAFSFGAFGYAAAMSSVLVIVLMLVTAIFFAMTKGGRFTYD; this is encoded by the coding sequence ATGAGGCCGGAACAAAAGAAGCCGGATCAAGGCAAAAAGGCCGCGCGCAGGCGCTTGTCGGCCAAACATCGTGAATGGCTGTCGGGCTATCTCTTCGTCCTGCCGGATGCGATCGGTCTTCTGATCTTTCTCGGCCTGCCGATGGTGCTCTCGCTGGTGCTGGCAGTCTTCGAGGTCAACGGCTTCGGCGGCTATCGCTATGTCGGTATGGCGAATTTCGTGCGCATGGCCAAGGATCCGCTCTTCTGGTCGGCCGTCCGCGTCACAGCGGTCTATGCCGTCCTGCTCGTGCCGCTTCTCTATGTCTGCGGGCTGGGGCTGGCGCTGCTCGTGCAGAAAACCAACCGCTTCAATGCAATCATGCGAGCGATGTTCTTCGCGCCGCATATGGTGAGCCTCGTCGTCGTGGCCGTCGTCTGGCAGTTCATGGTGGTCGACAAGATCGGCGTCATCAATAAGCTGACGCCGCTTCTCGGCATCGCCGGCATTTCCTTCCTCGGCGATCCACAATTTGCCTTGGTGACGGTGGTTTTCGTCAGCCTCTGGTTTCTGATGGGCTTCTACATGCTGATCTTCCTGGGCGGCCTGCAGGACATCCCCAAGGAATATTACGAGGCGGCGACGATCGATGGCGCAGGCCCCTTCCACTGCTTCTGGCACGTCACCCTGCCGCTGCTCAAACCCACGAGTTTCTTCGTGCTGATGGTCTCGATGGTCGCAGCCGTCGCCGGCGCCCAGGCCTTCGACATCATCTATGTGATGACCAAGGGGGGACCGGCCAATTCGACCTCGGTGCTGATCGTCTACATCTACCAGCAGGCCTTTTCCTTCGGCGCCTTCGGCTATGCCGCCGCCATGTCCTCGGTGCTGGTCATCGTGCTGATGCTGGTCACCGCCATCTTCTTCGCCATGACCAAGGGAGGCCGCTTCACCTATGACTGA
- a CDS encoding CvpA family protein, protein MNSFDLAVYAALGIAIGFGFRTGVLRSAMTILAYLLAAPIAVSLMPMIVPQVASNPNGPLFQNWIWFFGIFLVVGMLLGYIGRFVLDDTIREAGIGDRLGGAALGAIRVGLVATTLVLVFDQIVPANRQPPFLAGSHLRPLFSALGQMGFKSLPPEAAAAIDRIKQERRI, encoded by the coding sequence ATGAATAGTTTTGATCTCGCAGTCTATGCGGCGCTCGGCATCGCAATTGGTTTCGGATTCAGGACCGGCGTGCTCCGCAGCGCCATGACTATCCTCGCTTATCTTCTCGCCGCCCCCATCGCGGTCTCGCTGATGCCGATGATCGTTCCGCAGGTCGCCAGTAACCCGAACGGACCGCTATTTCAAAACTGGATCTGGTTCTTCGGCATCTTCCTGGTGGTCGGCATGTTGCTCGGATATATCGGCCGCTTCGTGCTGGACGACACGATCCGCGAGGCCGGCATCGGCGACCGCCTCGGCGGCGCCGCGCTCGGCGCCATCCGGGTCGGCCTCGTCGCCACCACGCTGGTGCTGGTGTTCGACCAGATCGTGCCGGCCAACCGCCAGCCGCCCTTCCTCGCCGGCTCGCATCTGCGGCCGCTGTTCTCGGCGCTCGGGCAGATGGGCTTCAAGTCCCTGCCGCCGGAGGCCGCCGCCGCGATCGACCGCATCAAGCAGGAGCGGCGCATCTGA